A part of Patagioenas fasciata isolate bPatFas1 chromosome 30, bPatFas1.hap1, whole genome shotgun sequence genomic DNA contains:
- the CERS2 gene encoding ceramide synthase 2, with amino-acid sequence MFQTLYSAFWWERLWLPANLTWADLRDRDGRVYAKAADLYVTLPLALLFLVVRHLFETYVATPLAGLLNVKEKIRLKAAPNATLEKFYATTKHPKQADVEALARQSGCSVRQVERWFRRRRNQDRPSLLKKFREASWRFTFYLIAFIAGMAVIVDKPWFYDLREVWKGYPIQSMLPSQYWYYMIELSFYWSLLFSVASDVKRKDFKEQIVHHVATIILISFSWFTNYIRAGTLIMALHDSSDYLLESAKMFNYAGWRNTCNNIFIVFAAVFIITRLVILPFWIMHCTLVYPLELYPAFFGYYFFNGMMAVLQALHVFWAFLIIRMAHKFITGKVVEDERSDREETDNSEEEEEGTKNGPLSNGHPVLNNNHRKTD; translated from the exons ATGTTCCAGACCCTGTACAGCGCGTTCTGGTGGGAGCGGCTCTGGCTGCCCGCGAACCTCACCTGGGCCGACCTGCGGGACCGCGACGGGCGCGTCTACGCCAAGGCCGCCGACCTCTACGTCACCCTCCCGCTCGCCCTGCTCTTCCTCGTCGTCCGGCACCTCTTCGAGAC GTATGTGGCCACCCCCTTGGCCGGGCTCCTCAACGtcaaggagaagatcaggttAAAAGCCGCCCCCAATGCCACGCTGGAGAAGTTTTACGCCACCACCAAACACCCCAAGCAG GCCGACGTGGAGGCGCTGGCCAGGCAGAGCGGCTGCTCCGTGCGCCAGGTCGAGCGCTGGTTCCGCCGCCGCCGCAACCAGGACCGGCCCAGCCTGCTCAAGAAGTTCCGCGAGGCCAG TTGGCGATTCACCTTTTACCTTATTGCTTTCATTGCTGGCATGGCTGTCATAGTGGAT AAGCCCTGGTTCTACGACCTGCGGGAGGTGTGGAAGGGCTACCCCATCCAG AGCATGCTGCCCTCCCAGTACTGGTACTACATGATCGAGCTCTCCTTCTACTGGTCGCTGCTCTTCAGCGTCGCCTCCGACGTCAAGCGCAAG GACTTCAAGGAGCAAATCGTCCACCACGTGGCCACCATCATCCTCATCAGCTTCTCCTGGTTCACCAACTACATCCGCGCGGGGACACTCATCATGGCCCTGCACGACTCCTCGGACTATCTGCTGGAG TCCGCCAAGATGTTCAACTACGCCGGCTGGAGAAACACCTGCAACAACATCTTCATCGTCTTTGCCGCCGTCTTCATCATCACCCGCCTGGTCATCCTGCCCTTCTG GATCATGCACTGCACGCTGGTTTACCCGCTGGAGCTCTACCCCGCGTTCTTCGGCTACTACTTCTTCAACGGCATGATGGCGGTGCTGCAGGCGCTGCACGTGTTCTGGGCCTTCCTCATCATCCGCATGGCCCACAAGTTCATAACTGGAAAG GTGGTGGAAGACGAGAGGAGCGACCGCGAGGAGACGGACAactcggaggaggaggaggaggggacgaAGAACGGGCCCCTGTCCAACGGGCACCCCGTCCTCAACAACAACCACCGCAAAACCGACTGA
- the MINDY1 gene encoding ubiquitin carboxyl-terminal hydrolase MINDY-1 isoform X1, with the protein MDPAHPQGPDPEGPMEPPPEQDRGTSWDKGTPQPPGEVGGGSEVPPPPAVGLDGCAPHPPPNEHPQDDAPEPQSAEDGVSPAGPRAATGGVTAPAEPPPARPPARDAEEDFYCVKWIEWKGERTPVITQSANGPCPLLALMNVLLLRWKVKLPPQKEVITAEELMAHLGDCILSTPPPREPAEGLQLNFQQNINDSMTVLPKLSTGLDVNVRFTGVSDFEYTPECIVFDLLSVPLYHGWLLDPQSPELVRAVGKLSYNQLVEKIITCKQASDSGLLSEGLVAEQFLEATASQLTEHGLCELAAAVPEGELSVFFRNNHFSTMTKHKGHLYLLVTDQGFLREDGVVWETLQSVDGDSCFCDTEFRPGHAHGGAAAAPPGHRLQQRQVDQDYMIALSLQQGGGQDPSVLSDLELARQLQQEEYQQQQQQQQQQHQRPQHPQHPHPQHQGPAQPQFLPPRPARRGGSGRSRTWTVLCYSTPGGPRRAPQLPAV; encoded by the exons ATGGACCCAGCGCATCCCCAGGGGCCCGATCCTGAGGGTCCCATGGAGCCGCCacctgagcaggacagagggacatcgTGGGACaaagggaccccccagcccccggggGAGGTCGGGGGGGGGTCAGAGGTGCCTCCCCCCCCCGCCGTGGGTCTGGACGGCtgcgccccacatcccccccccaACGAGCATCCGCAGGACGACGCTCCGGAGCCGCAAAGCGCAGAGGACGGGGTGTCCCCGGCGGGTCCCCGAGCTGCCACGGGGGGGGTGACGGCACCAGCTGagccccccccggcccggccccccgctCGGGACGCGGAGGAGGATTTTTACTGCGTGAAGTGGATTGAGTGGAAGGGGGAGCGGACGCCCGTGATCACGCAGAGCGCCAACGGGCCCTGCCCGCTCCTGGCCCTCATGAACGTGCTCCTGCTGCGCTGGAAG GTGAAGCTGCCGCCGCAGAAGGAGGTGATCACGGCCGAGGAGCTGATGGCACATTTGG GGGATTGCATCCTGTCCACGCCGCCGCCCCGCGAGCCGGCCGAGGGGCTGCAGCTCAACTTCCAGCAG AACATCAACGACTCCATGACGGTGCTCCCCAAGCTCTCGACGGGGCTGGACGTCAACGTGCGGTTCACGGGGGTCTCGGACTTTGAGTACACGCCCGAGTGCATCGTGTTCGACCTGCTGAGCGTGCCGCTGTACCACGGCTGGCTGCTGGACCCGCAG AGCCCCGAGCTCGTCCGGGCGGTGGGCAAGCTGAGCTACAACCAGCTGGTGGAGAAGATCATCACCTGCAAACAGGCCAGCGACTCCGGGCTGCTGAGCGAAG GGCTGGTGGCCGAGCAGTTCCTGGAGGCCACGGCGTCGCAGCTGACGGAGCACGGGCTGTGCGAGCTGGCGGCCGCCGTGCCCGAGGGCGAGCTCAGCGTCTTCTTCCGCAACAACCACTTCAGCACCATGACCAAGCACAAG GGCCACCTGTACCTGCTGGTGACGGACCAGGGCTTCCTGCGGGAGGACGGGGTGGTCTGGGAGACCCTGCAAAGCGTGGACGGCGACAGCTGCTTCTGCGACACCGAGTTCCGCCCCGGCCACGCGCACGGGGGGGCCGCGGCTGCCCCCCCGGGACACCGGCTGCAGCAGAGACAGGTGGACCAG GATTACATGATCGCgctgtccctgcagcagggggGGGGACAGGACCCCTCGGTGCTCAGTGACCTGGAGCTGGCGcggcagctgcagcaggaggagtatcagcagcagcagcagcagcagcagcagcagcaccagcgcccCCAGCACCCGCAGCACCCCCATCCGCAGCACCAGGGCCCAGCGCAG ccccaattCCTGCCCCCCAGGCCCGCGCGCCGCGGAGGCAGCGGCAGAAGCCGGACTTGGACTGTGCTCTGCTATAGcacccccgggggtccccgccgtgccccccagctcccagccGTGTGA
- the MINDY1 gene encoding ubiquitin carboxyl-terminal hydrolase MINDY-1 isoform X2, protein MDPAHPQGPDPEGPMEPPPEQDRGTSWDKGTPQPPGEVGGGSEVPPPPAVGLDGCAPHPPPNEHPQDDAPEPQSAEDGVSPAGPRAATGGVTAPAEPPPARPPARDAEEDFYCVKWIEWKGERTPVITQSANGPCPLLALMNVLLLRWKVKLPPQKEVITAEELMAHLGDCILSTPPPREPAEGLQLNFQQNINDSMTVLPKLSTGLDVNVRFTGVSDFEYTPECIVFDLLSVPLYHGWLLDPQSPELVRAVGKLSYNQLVEKIITCKQASDSGLLSEGLVAEQFLEATASQLTEHGLCELAAAVPEGELSVFFRNNHFSTMTKHKGHLYLLVTDQGFLREDGVVWETLQSVDGDSCFCDTEFRPGHAHGGAAAAPPGHRLQQRQVDQDYMIALSLQQGGGQDPSVLSDLELARQLQQEEYQQQQQQQQQQHQRPQHPQHPHPQHQGPAQARAPRRQRQKPDLDCALL, encoded by the exons ATGGACCCAGCGCATCCCCAGGGGCCCGATCCTGAGGGTCCCATGGAGCCGCCacctgagcaggacagagggacatcgTGGGACaaagggaccccccagcccccggggGAGGTCGGGGGGGGGTCAGAGGTGCCTCCCCCCCCCGCCGTGGGTCTGGACGGCtgcgccccacatcccccccccaACGAGCATCCGCAGGACGACGCTCCGGAGCCGCAAAGCGCAGAGGACGGGGTGTCCCCGGCGGGTCCCCGAGCTGCCACGGGGGGGGTGACGGCACCAGCTGagccccccccggcccggccccccgctCGGGACGCGGAGGAGGATTTTTACTGCGTGAAGTGGATTGAGTGGAAGGGGGAGCGGACGCCCGTGATCACGCAGAGCGCCAACGGGCCCTGCCCGCTCCTGGCCCTCATGAACGTGCTCCTGCTGCGCTGGAAG GTGAAGCTGCCGCCGCAGAAGGAGGTGATCACGGCCGAGGAGCTGATGGCACATTTGG GGGATTGCATCCTGTCCACGCCGCCGCCCCGCGAGCCGGCCGAGGGGCTGCAGCTCAACTTCCAGCAG AACATCAACGACTCCATGACGGTGCTCCCCAAGCTCTCGACGGGGCTGGACGTCAACGTGCGGTTCACGGGGGTCTCGGACTTTGAGTACACGCCCGAGTGCATCGTGTTCGACCTGCTGAGCGTGCCGCTGTACCACGGCTGGCTGCTGGACCCGCAG AGCCCCGAGCTCGTCCGGGCGGTGGGCAAGCTGAGCTACAACCAGCTGGTGGAGAAGATCATCACCTGCAAACAGGCCAGCGACTCCGGGCTGCTGAGCGAAG GGCTGGTGGCCGAGCAGTTCCTGGAGGCCACGGCGTCGCAGCTGACGGAGCACGGGCTGTGCGAGCTGGCGGCCGCCGTGCCCGAGGGCGAGCTCAGCGTCTTCTTCCGCAACAACCACTTCAGCACCATGACCAAGCACAAG GGCCACCTGTACCTGCTGGTGACGGACCAGGGCTTCCTGCGGGAGGACGGGGTGGTCTGGGAGACCCTGCAAAGCGTGGACGGCGACAGCTGCTTCTGCGACACCGAGTTCCGCCCCGGCCACGCGCACGGGGGGGCCGCGGCTGCCCCCCCGGGACACCGGCTGCAGCAGAGACAGGTGGACCAG GATTACATGATCGCgctgtccctgcagcagggggGGGGACAGGACCCCTCGGTGCTCAGTGACCTGGAGCTGGCGcggcagctgcagcaggaggagtatcagcagcagcagcagcagcagcagcagcagcaccagcgcccCCAGCACCCGCAGCACCCCCATCCGCAGCACCAGGGCCCAGCGCAG GCCCGCGCGCCGCGGAGGCAGCGGCAGAAGCCGGACTTGGACTGTGCTCTGCTATAG
- the PRUNE1 gene encoding exopolyphosphatase PRUNE1, protein MQRFVEGNRAALQESIRQHREIHVVMGNEACDLDSTVSALALAYFLAKTAPAPSAAFVPVLNIPRADFALRTETTFLLREHGVPAAALVFRDEIDLGALHRAGLLALTLVDHHVLPGADAALEEAVVEVLDHRPLERDRAPSCRVTAEPVGSCATLVTERIAQGPPGVLDGPTAALLHGTILLDCVNLSPAAGKVTPRDVACVSLLEERFPELPARDTIFQALQAAKFDVSGLTTEQMLRKDLKVLSSDELLLAVSAIYVDLETFLRRPSLLPELEGFCRARGYAGLVAMTISFNERNEPARQLAVYSQRETLRSAVCRALEEETAPSLQLRPLASPWPCVATYAQGNALASRKKVLPVLRAALGGPGPAGGPEDEVVPPPTPMNSLVEECPLAQAVPPLCPQDVLERVSRIAAGQPPGSPK, encoded by the exons ATGCAGCGGTTCGTGGAGGGGAACCGGGCGGCGCTGCAG GAGAGCATCCGGCAGCACCGTGAGATCCACGTGGTGATGGGCAACGAGGCCTGCGACCTGGACTCCACCGTCTCGGCCCTGGCCCTGGCGTATTTCCTGGCGAAG ACAGCCCCGGCTCCCAGCGCCGCCTTCGTCCCGGTGCTGAACATCCCCCGCGCCGACTTCGCGCTGCGCACGGAGACGACGTTCCTGCTGCGGGAACACGGCGTCCCCGCCGCCGCCCTCGTCTTTCGGGACGAGATCGACCTGGGGGCGCTGCACCGCGCCGGGCTGCTGGCGCTGACGCTGGTCGATCACCACGTCCTGCCCGG CGCCGACGCCGCCCTGGAAGAGGCCGTGGTGGAGGTGCTGGATCACCGGCCCTTGGAGCGGGACCGGGCGCCCAGCTGCCGGGTGACGGCGGAGCCGGTGGGCTCCTGCGCCACCCTGGTGACTGAGCGCATTGCGCAGGGTCCCCCGGGCGTGCTGGACGGACCCACGGCCGCGCTGCTGCACG GCACCATCCTCCTGGACTGCGTCAACCTGAGCCCGGCGGCCGGCAAGGTGACGCCCAGGGACGTGGCGTGCGTGTCCCTGCTCGAGGAGAGGTTCCCCGAGCTGCCCGCCCGCGACACCATCTTCCAAGCCCTGCAAGCGGCCAAGTTTGATGTCTCAG GGCTGACGACAGAGCAGATGCTGCGGAAGGACCTCAAGGTCCTGTCCAGCGATGAGCTGCTCCTCGCCGTCAGCGCCATCTACGTGGACCTGGAG ACGTTCCTGCGGCGGCCCAGCTTGCTGCCGGAGCTGGAGGGGTTCTGCCGGGCTCGGGGCTACGCGGGGCTGGTGGCCATGACCATCTCTTTTAACGAACGGAACGAGCCCGCGCGGCAGCTCGCGGTCTACAGCCAGCGAGAGACCCTCCGCAGCGCC GTGTGCCGGGCGCTGGAGGAGGAGACGGCGCCGTCCCTGCAGCTCCGGCCCCTGGCGAGCCCCTGGCCCTGCGTGGCCACCTACGCGCAGGGCAACGCGCTGGCGTCGCGCAAGAAGGTGCTGCCGGTCCTGCGGGCGGCCCTGGGGGGGCCGGGGCCCGCGGGGGGGCCGGAGGACGAGGTGGTCCCGCCGCCCACCCCCATGAACAGCCTGGTGGAGGAATGTCCCCTGGCACAGGCCGTGccgcccctctgtccccaggatgtGCTGGAGAGGGTCAGCCGCATCGCCGCGGGGCAGCCCCCCGGCTCCCCaaaatga
- the CDC42SE1 gene encoding CDC42 small effector protein 1: protein MSDFWHKLGCCVVEKPQPKKRRRRIDRSMIGEPMNFVHLTHIGSGDMAAGEDLPMSGAVQEMRSKGGRERQWSSSRVL, encoded by the exons ATGAGCGACTTCTGGCACAAGCTGGGCTGCTGCGTCGTGGAGAAGCCACAGCCC aagaagaggaggaggcggATCGACCGCTCCATGATCGGGGAGCCCATGAACTTCGTGCACCTGACGCACATTGGCTCTGGCGACATGGCCGCGGGAGAAGACCTGCCCATG AGCGGAGCCGTCCAGGAGATGAGGTCCAAGGGCGGCCGAGAGCGACAGTGGAGCAGCTCCCGTGTCTTGTAG
- the MLLT11 gene encoding protein AF1q produces the protein MTKGNWSSGSSEGLHCRPSRAGRQSHAATPPGTKTPSVRPSLTAWKMLDTISSQYDSFIYWRLPIPRLDVAELEGLGLSDGTLYKPKGLGKLGGERDRPRRDGPDEEDGLLPFNSFNFWRAPIASISSLDFELI, from the exons ATGACGAAGGGGAATTGGTCGAGCGGCTCCTCGGAGGGGCTGCATTGCAGACCCAGCCGCGCCGGCAGACAAAGCCACGCTGCGACGCCTCCCGGCACAAAGAcaccgtccgtccgtccatccttGACAG CCTGGAAAATGCTGGACACCATCAGCAGCCAGTACGACTCCTTCATCTACTGGCGGCTGCCGATCCCGCGGCTGGACGTGGCGGagctggaggggctggggctcAGCGATGGGACCCTCTACAAGCCCAAGGGGCTGGGCAAGCTGGGCGGCGAGCGGGACCGGCCCCGCCGTGACGGCCCGGACGAGGAGGACGGCCTGCTGCCCTTCAACAGCTTCAACTTCTGGAGGGCTCCCATCGCCAGCATCAGCTCCTTAGATTTCGAGCTCATCTGA